A region from the bacterium genome encodes:
- a CDS encoding 4Fe-4S binding protein: MMITFRRISQLLFLTLFIVLFFQAGFPYASILPADLFLRASPLVAVAVMLAGRVFIATMILGLAILLLTIPFGRFFCGWICPLGTIIDGSDHLIRRKRPPARQRESLRWRSWKFFLLAAVLISAIFSTQFIWFFDPIALLTRTFTTVLYPVFAFALGALFNAAFKLPFLEDTVYSLYDAAQTHALLPIQQPRFFETGLIVAIFALILGLGMVSRRFWCRNLCPLGALLGIFSRYRLTRRYVSEACTSCSLCQRACKMNAIEDDYTVNNTVECIECAECVSVCKPHAVSYRFGRNPGKNEIDLSRRRLLQASAAGLAGLALFKTAAVSRIQKGHAIRPPGALVEEQFLDRCIRCQECVKICSTTGSCLQPSLTESGAEGLWSPVSIPRVGYCEYSCNLCGQVCPTGAIQPLALPDKQKTKMGMAYFDKSRCIPWYKQEDCLVCEEHCPLPEKAILFDVHEARGPDGTLRTVKFPYVNEDRCIGCGICENKCPVVGAPGIFVTAAKETRLSAPVAMRGAASAG, from the coding sequence ATGATGATCACCTTCCGCCGTATCTCCCAGCTGCTTTTTCTGACCCTTTTTATCGTCCTTTTCTTCCAGGCGGGATTCCCCTACGCGAGTATCCTGCCGGCTGATCTTTTCTTGCGCGCCAGTCCCCTGGTGGCCGTGGCGGTGATGCTAGCCGGGCGGGTTTTCATCGCGACGATGATCCTGGGCCTGGCGATCCTGCTGCTGACCATCCCCTTCGGCCGCTTTTTTTGCGGCTGGATCTGTCCGCTCGGGACGATCATTGACGGCAGCGACCATCTCATCCGGCGCAAACGCCCACCCGCCCGGCAGCGCGAGAGCCTGCGCTGGAGGTCCTGGAAATTCTTCCTCCTCGCCGCCGTGCTGATCTCCGCAATTTTCTCCACCCAGTTCATCTGGTTCTTCGATCCGATCGCCTTGCTGACGCGCACCTTCACGACGGTGCTCTATCCCGTATTCGCTTTTGCCTTGGGCGCTCTCTTCAATGCCGCCTTCAAGCTTCCTTTCCTTGAAGATACCGTCTATTCGCTCTACGACGCGGCCCAAACGCATGCCCTGCTCCCGATACAACAGCCCCGCTTCTTCGAAACCGGACTGATAGTCGCGATCTTCGCCCTCATCCTCGGTCTGGGGATGGTTTCCCGCCGGTTCTGGTGCCGCAATCTCTGCCCCCTCGGTGCCCTGTTGGGTATATTTTCCAGGTACCGTTTGACGCGCCGTTATGTCAGTGAGGCGTGCACCAGCTGCAGTCTGTGTCAGCGGGCCTGCAAGATGAATGCGATCGAGGATGACTATACCGTAAACAACACCGTGGAGTGCATCGAATGCGCGGAATGCGTCTCGGTTTGCAAGCCGCATGCGGTCTCCTACCGCTTCGGGCGCAATCCCGGCAAAAATGAGATCGATCTCTCCCGCCGCCGCTTGCTGCAAGCCTCCGCGGCCGGCCTGGCCGGCTTGGCCCTTTTCAAGACCGCGGCGGTCAGTCGCATCCAGAAAGGGCATGCGATTCGTCCCCCCGGCGCCCTCGTTGAAGAGCAGTTTCTCGATCGCTGCATACGCTGCCAGGAGTGCGTCAAGATCTGCTCCACCACCGGATCCTGCCTACAACCCTCCCTGACTGAAAGCGGCGCGGAGGGGCTCTGGAGTCCGGTTTCGATTCCGCGCGTGGGCTATTGCGAATACAGCTGCAACCTTTGCGGCCAGGTCTGCCCGACCGGCGCCATCCAGCCGCTCGCCCTCCCTGATAAGCAAAAGACCAAAATGGGCATGGCCTATTTCGACAAGAGCCGTTGCATCCCCTGGTACAAGCAGGAGGACTGTCTGGTTTGCGAGGAACATTGCCCGCTGCCGGAGAAGGCAATCCTCTTTGATGTCCATGAAGCCCGCGGTCCCGACGGCACCTTGCGCACGGTCAAGTTTCCCTATGTCAATGAGGATCGCTGTATCGGCTGCGGCATTTGTGAAAACAAGTGTCCCGTGGTCGGCGCCCCGGGCATCTTTGTCACAGCGGCCAAGGAGACACGTCTTTCTGCGCCCGTCGCCATGCGCGGTGCCGCCTCTGCTGGATAA
- the fba gene encoding class II fructose-1,6-bisphosphate aldolase: MPKVSTRELFDAALKGGYAVGAFNVNNMEIIQGIVEAAAEEKAPLILQVSKGARSYARHNYLMHLIAAALEQFDLPIAVHLDHGDSFELCKSCIDGGFTSVMIDGSHLPLAENIKLVRQVVEYAHPRGIPVEAELGRLAGIEDHVNVSDRDAIYTNPREAKMFVEQSGADSLAVAIGTSHGAYKFKSTPQLDFERLAEIEKALPGYPLVLHGASSVPREFVDLCNQYGGKLPGAQGVPEEMITRASRTNVCKINIDTDLRLAMTAAIRKVFSESPAEFDPRKYLSPARDAIKAMVKHKLHVLGCAGKA, from the coding sequence ATGCCCAAAGTCAGTACCCGCGAATTATTCGATGCAGCCTTGAAGGGCGGCTATGCCGTTGGGGCCTTCAATGTTAATAATATGGAGATCATTCAAGGGATCGTTGAGGCGGCAGCCGAAGAAAAAGCCCCGCTGATCCTGCAGGTTTCCAAGGGCGCCCGCAGTTATGCCCGTCACAACTATCTGATGCACCTCATTGCGGCGGCCCTTGAGCAGTTTGATCTGCCCATCGCGGTTCACCTCGATCACGGCGACAGCTTTGAGTTGTGCAAGTCTTGCATTGACGGCGGTTTTACCTCGGTAATGATCGACGGATCGCATCTTCCACTCGCCGAGAATATCAAACTGGTGCGCCAGGTGGTCGAATACGCCCATCCGCGCGGTATCCCGGTCGAGGCCGAACTCGGCCGTCTCGCCGGCATCGAAGATCATGTCAACGTCTCCGATCGCGACGCCATCTATACCAATCCGCGTGAAGCCAAGATGTTTGTCGAGCAAAGCGGCGCCGATTCCCTGGCGGTGGCTATCGGCACCAGCCACGGCGCCTACAAGTTCAAGAGCACGCCGCAGCTCGATTTCGAGCGCCTCGCCGAGATCGAGAAGGCACTGCCCGGTTATCCGCTGGTGCTGCACGGCGCCTCCAGCGTCCCGCGGGAATTCGTCGACCTCTGCAACCAGTACGGCGGCAAGCTGCCCGGAGCCCAGGGTGTTCCCGAAGAGATGATCACCCGCGCCAGCCGGACGAACGTCTGCAAGATCAACATTGATACCGATTTGCGCTTGGCGATGACGGCGGCGATCCGCAAGGTCTTCAGCGAGTCTCCGGCGGAATTTGATCCCCGCAAATATCTCAGCCCTGCCCGCGATGCCATCAAGGCCATGGTCAAGCACAAACTGCATGTGCTCGGCTGTGCCGGCAAGGCTTGA
- a CDS encoding ComF family protein, translating to MIQPLWRQLRRMVQLPVDFIYPPLCLLCGTYLQAGAVLICGECFRRLPWLEDPDIPSQFLRTPLSKPLHFDRAIALFDYQDSIGTLIHFFKYSGGRALAQPFGEALGEALRDGAYEARAIIPVPLHPGRRRERGYNQSELLARAMAARAGMALWPAALHRVVATPPQARMGRQKRLRNLRGAFVAPDPEALRAGRFVLVDDVLTTGHTLDECARVLLENGAAGVIAATIARVR from the coding sequence ATGATCCAACCGCTATGGCGGCAGCTGCGCCGCATGGTGCAGCTGCCGGTCGATTTCATCTATCCGCCCCTCTGTCTGCTCTGCGGCACCTACCTGCAGGCGGGGGCAGTGCTGATCTGCGGCGAGTGCTTCCGTCGTCTCCCCTGGCTCGAAGATCCCGACATTCCGAGCCAATTCTTGCGGACCCCCCTGAGCAAACCCCTGCACTTTGATCGCGCCATCGCACTTTTTGATTACCAGGATTCGATCGGCACGCTGATCCATTTTTTCAAATACAGTGGCGGGCGGGCTTTGGCCCAACCCTTCGGCGAGGCCCTGGGCGAGGCGCTGCGGGACGGTGCCTATGAGGCCCGGGCGATCATTCCGGTGCCATTGCACCCGGGGCGGCGGCGGGAACGCGGCTACAACCAGTCCGAGCTTCTGGCGCGGGCAATGGCGGCGAGGGCGGGGATGGCGCTCTGGCCGGCCGCGCTGCACCGGGTGGTCGCTACACCGCCCCAGGCCCGCATGGGGCGGCAAAAACGGTTGCGCAATCTACGCGGCGCCTTTGTCGCGCCCGATCCCGAGGCGTTGCGGGCGGGCCGGTTCGTGCTGGTGGATGATGTGCTCACCACTGGCCACACCCTCGACGAGTGCGCGCGAGTGCTGCTGGAAAACGGAGCGGCCGGGGTGATCGCAGCCACGATTGCCCGTGTGCGCTGA
- the tpiA gene encoding triose-phosphate isomerase, with the protein MRKRIIAGNWKMNKDVAGAAELARAVVAALTVPTETEIVLCPPFTDLTTVAAVIQGTPIRLGGQNMHWEEKGAFTGEVSAAMLLSAGCSHVILGHSERRQYFGETDETVNHKVRAALKAGLIPIVCVGETLAERQTEETAAVVARQIRGALAGLSGEEVARLVIAYEPVWAIGTGVVATSDQAQEVHALIRQLVARLYDSRIAEVLRIQYGGSMKPDNAAQLLAQKDIDGGLIGGASLDARSFVEIVYA; encoded by the coding sequence ATGCGCAAGCGGATAATTGCCGGCAACTGGAAGATGAACAAGGACGTCGCCGGGGCGGCGGAGTTGGCTAGGGCGGTTGTTGCGGCCTTGACCGTGCCGACGGAGACGGAAATCGTTCTTTGTCCGCCTTTTACCGATCTGACGACGGTCGCCGCCGTGATTCAGGGGACACCCATCCGGTTGGGTGGACAGAATATGCACTGGGAAGAGAAGGGCGCCTTCACCGGTGAGGTATCCGCCGCGATGCTGCTCTCCGCCGGCTGCAGCCATGTGATCCTCGGTCACTCCGAACGGCGGCAGTACTTTGGTGAGACCGACGAGACGGTCAACCACAAGGTCCGGGCTGCACTCAAGGCGGGATTGATCCCGATCGTCTGCGTTGGCGAGACTCTGGCTGAACGACAGACGGAGGAGACTGCGGCGGTGGTGGCGCGTCAGATCCGCGGGGCACTTGCGGGATTGAGCGGCGAGGAGGTGGCCAGGCTGGTCATCGCCTATGAGCCGGTTTGGGCGATCGGCACCGGCGTTGTGGCCACAAGCGACCAGGCGCAAGAGGTCCATGCCCTGATCCGCCAGCTCGTCGCCAGACTCTATGATTCCCGGATTGCCGAAGTGCTGCGCATCCAGTATGGCGGCAGCATGAAGCCCGACAATGCCGCGCAGCTGCTGGCGCAGAAGGATATTGATGGCGGGCTTATCGGCGGTGCCAGTCTCGATGCCCGTTCTTTCGTGGAGATTGTTTACGCATAG
- the secG gene encoding preprotein translocase subunit SecG, protein MYTVLIILFVLVCILLTFVILIQSSKGGGLAGSFGGMDTMGTLFGGGRGSAPFLQKVTAVLATLFLIIALIMGFMTRGGLSSQSLVERERDRLNSSPARTLPQVPEQQPATTPNR, encoded by the coding sequence ATGTATACGGTATTGATTATTCTTTTTGTTCTGGTCTGCATATTGCTGACTTTTGTCATCCTGATTCAGTCGAGCAAAGGCGGCGGGCTGGCGGGTTCATTTGGCGGTATGGACACCATGGGGACTCTTTTCGGCGGCGGACGCGGCAGCGCGCCCTTCCTGCAAAAGGTGACCGCTGTGCTGGCCACGCTCTTCCTGATCATCGCCTTGATCATGGGCTTTATGACCCGGGGCGGATTGAGCAGCCAGTCTCTGGTTGAGCGGGAACGTGACCGTCTGAATTCATCTCCGGCGCGCACGCTGCCCCAGGTTCCGGAGCAGCAGCCGGCAACCACGCCGAACAGATAG
- the gap gene encoding type I glyceraldehyde-3-phosphate dehydrogenase produces the protein MAIRLGINGFGRIGRLVFRVAAQRKDIEIVQVNDITDAPTLAHLLKYDSVHGVLKNDIRAEGEYIVFDGKKIKVSAEKDPANLPWGAAHIDVVVESTGVFRKRAEVAKHIEAGARKAILTVPAKDEIDATIVLGVNDEALKPEHKIVSNASCTTNCLAPVAKVLHDKFGIKRGLMTTVHAYTNDQRILDLPHKDLRRARAAALAIIPTTTGAAKAVGKVIPALKGKLDGYSLRVPVSDGSVVDLAVELNKDVTIEEVNAAMREAAQGKLKGILEYTEDPIVSVDIVGNAHSSIFDAQSTMVLEGKSNFVKVVSWYDNEWGYSCRVVDLVEKMGKM, from the coding sequence ATGGCTATCAGATTGGGAATCAACGGGTTCGGCCGCATCGGCCGTCTGGTTTTTCGTGTTGCTGCGCAGCGAAAGGATATTGAGATCGTCCAGGTCAACGACATCACCGATGCGCCGACTCTGGCGCATTTGCTCAAGTACGATTCGGTTCATGGGGTGCTGAAGAACGATATCCGCGCCGAAGGGGAGTATATTGTCTTTGATGGCAAAAAGATCAAGGTCTCGGCCGAAAAGGATCCGGCCAATCTGCCCTGGGGCGCCGCGCATATTGATGTCGTGGTCGAGTCGACCGGTGTCTTCCGCAAACGCGCGGAAGTGGCCAAGCATATCGAAGCCGGTGCCAGAAAGGCGATCCTGACCGTCCCGGCCAAGGACGAGATTGATGCCACCATCGTTCTCGGCGTCAATGACGAGGCGCTCAAACCCGAGCACAAGATCGTCTCCAATGCCTCCTGTACCACCAACTGTCTGGCCCCGGTTGCCAAGGTCCTGCATGACAAGTTTGGCATCAAGCGCGGCCTGATGACCACCGTGCACGCCTACACCAATGACCAGCGCATCCTTGACCTGCCGCACAAGGATCTGCGCCGTGCCCGCGCTGCGGCGCTGGCCATCATCCCCACCACGACCGGCGCTGCCAAGGCCGTCGGCAAGGTGATCCCCGCGCTGAAGGGTAAGCTGGACGGTTACTCCCTGCGCGTTCCGGTCTCCGACGGTTCAGTCGTCGATCTGGCCGTCGAGCTCAACAAGGACGTCACCATCGAAGAGGTCAACGCGGCGATGCGCGAAGCGGCGCAGGGCAAACTCAAGGGCATCCTTGAGTACACCGAAGATCCGATCGTCTCCGTCGACATCGTCGGCAATGCCCACTCGTCGATTTTCGATGCCCAGTCCACCATGGTGCTCGAAGGCAAGAGCAATTTTGTCAAGGTGGTCTCTTGGTACGACAACGAGTGGGGTTACTCCTGCCGCGTGGTCGACCTTGTCGAAAAAATGGGCAAGATGTAA
- a CDS encoding DUF362 domain-containing protein, giving the protein MQDKITRRDFIRIGAGAGLAVTTLPGAPQWLQAAPASPLLAVARNGAPGVLVRKAVEALGGMGQFVKKGQSVLLKPNMGWDRLPEQAANTNPEAVAEVIKMCFEAGAAQVRVLDRTCNEPRRCYLRSGIEKAAKAAGAEVRHIVESRFEEIQIPGGELVTSWPIYRDAIESDVIINMPIAKHHSISGVTLSFKNLMGLLGGDRGALHNHFMTKIVDINTAVKPALTIIDAWRIMLRNGPTGGSLADVAEKRIILASADRVAADAWAMGLFNIDPATVEYLRHASRRGLGQLDLKRVKIEEINLGV; this is encoded by the coding sequence ATGCAGGACAAGATCACCCGTCGCGATTTCATCCGCATTGGTGCGGGTGCCGGATTGGCAGTGACGACCTTACCAGGAGCGCCGCAGTGGCTGCAAGCCGCACCGGCCAGCCCGCTTCTAGCGGTCGCCCGCAACGGCGCCCCCGGCGTGCTGGTGCGCAAGGCGGTCGAGGCGCTCGGCGGTATGGGCCAGTTCGTTAAAAAGGGCCAAAGCGTGCTGCTCAAGCCCAACATGGGCTGGGACCGCCTCCCCGAGCAGGCTGCCAACACCAATCCGGAAGCTGTCGCCGAGGTGATCAAGATGTGTTTCGAAGCCGGCGCCGCTCAGGTGCGCGTGCTGGACCGCACCTGCAACGAGCCCCGGCGCTGTTACCTGCGCAGCGGCATCGAAAAGGCGGCCAAGGCGGCCGGTGCCGAGGTCCGTCATATCGTCGAGAGCCGCTTCGAGGAGATCCAGATCCCCGGGGGTGAACTGGTCACCTCCTGGCCTATCTATCGTGACGCCATCGAATCGGATGTGATCATCAATATGCCTATTGCCAAGCACCACAGCATCTCCGGGGTCACGCTCAGTTTCAAGAATCTCATGGGCCTGCTCGGGGGGGACCGCGGCGCGCTGCACAACCATTTCATGACCAAGATTGTGGACATCAACACGGCGGTCAAACCGGCCCTGACCATCATTGATGCCTGGCGTATCATGCTGCGCAATGGCCCCACAGGAGGCAGCCTAGCCGATGTGGCCGAGAAGCGGATCATTCTCGCCTCAGCCGACCGCGTCGCCGCCGATGCCTGGGCCATGGGACTTTTTAATATCGATCCGGCCACGGTCGAATATCTGCGGCACGCATCCAGGCGCGGTCTCGGTCAGCTCGATCTCAAGCGTGTAAAAATTGAGGAGATCAACCTGGGGGTTTGA